One stretch of Zingiber officinale cultivar Zhangliang chromosome 6B, Zo_v1.1, whole genome shotgun sequence DNA includes these proteins:
- the LOC121988937 gene encoding BTB/POZ domain-containing protein At5g60050-like yields MAVVAENLLKSGEVSAMIRQGFISSPRLSPASSPPPKLPATVSGSSEASAFPSPLRPSFPAPRTTTLFEMMAQEGAPLRPPMRTQQHDLQERIAAVLASKGPSDLKLSVSSSNGMRIRMAAHRRVLTARSRFFAEKLAGICGRTSSRPVVVEICECDDAEVYVEAVGLMYSDDLRRMLAGEDVEKVLGLLQVSVDIKFDEGISACLDYLEAIPWSEYEEEKVTSIIGKLHIQQLSEPVREILQRVSVEPSSFANADSIFLGIFDGILQSKDKKARRDMKTLISSLLKEDVNHSNAQYNKLDVSKESLYYLCHKCLDHLMQLFSEAANVECLGDRASLMNEVAREADNVQWLVDILINKRIADEFVVLWGDQRELSTCHSKIPCMYRFEISRITAQLFVALGRGQILVSKNAKISLLRTWLEALYDDFGWMKRACREFDKKMVEDGLCATILTLPMVEQQSILLRWSDCFLSNGDNCPNMQRAFEVWWRRAFVRQYTGDPNNLQLQNVVSDDHT; encoded by the exons ATGGCGGTGGTCGCGGAGAACTTGTTGAAGTCCGGCGAGGTCTCCGCCATGATCCGCCAAGGTTTCATCTCCTCGCCTCGCCTGTCCCCGGCCTCCTCTCCTCCGCCGAAACTTCCGGCAACTGTTTCTGGATCCTCCGAGGCATCCGCCTTCCCCTCTCCCCTGCGTCCTTCGTTTCCGGCCCCAAGGACCACCACACTCTTCGAGATGATGGCCCAGGAGGGCGCCCCGCTCCGGCCCCCTATGCGGACGCAGCAACACGACCTGCAAGAGAGGATAGCGGCGGTCCTCGCTAGTAAGGGCCCCAGCGACTTGAAGCTCTCGGTAAGCTCCAGCAACGGGATGCGAATCCGAATGGCTGCGCACCGGCGGGTGTTGACGGCCCGCAGCCGTTTCTTTGCGGAGAAGCTAGCAGGGATATGTGGCAGAACGAGTAGCCGACCGGTCGTCGTGGAGATCTGTGAGTGCGACGATGCGGAAGTCTACGTGGAGGCGGTGGGGCTCATGTACTCCGACGATCTGAGGCGGATGCTGGCCGGAGAGGATGTCGAAAAGGTTCTTGGCTTGCTCCAG GTATCTGTGGATATAAAATTTGACGAGGGAATTTCTGCCTGTCTTGACTATTTGGAAGCCATTCCTTGGTCTGAGTATGAGGAAGAGAAGGTAACATCTATTATTGGCAAGCTACACATTCAGCAGTTAAGTGAGCCAGTCAGAGAAATCCTTCAGAGAGTCTCAGTTGAACCATCTAGTTTTGCAAACGCTGATTCCATATTTTTAGGGATATTTGATGGCATTCTACAATCCAAGGATAAGAAAGCTCGACGAGATATGAAAACCTTAATTTCTAGCTTGCTTAAGGAGGATGTAAACCACAGCAATGCACAATATAACAAGCTTGATGTCTCCAAGGAATCCCTGTACTACTTGTGCCATAAATGCCTTGATCATCTTATGCAGTTGTTTTCCGAGGCTGCAAACGTTGAATGTCTGGGTGATCGAGCTTCCTTGATGAACGAGGTTGCTCGAGAAGCTGACAATGTGCAGTGGCTTGTTGACATCCTAATAAACAAGAGAATCGCAGATGAATTTGTGGTTCTCTGGGGAGACCAAAGAGAGCTTTCTACTTGCCATTCCAAGATACCATGCATGTACAGATTTGAGATCAGCAGGATCACTGCTCAACTGTTTGTTGCATTAGGAAGAGGACAGATTTTGGTATCTAAAAATGCAAAAATATCTCTTTTGAGGACATGGCTGGAAGCTCTATATGATGATTTTGGTTGGATGAAAAGAGCTTGTAGGGAGTTTGATAAAAAGATGGTAGAAGATGGACTATGTGCCACAATCTTAACATTGCCCATGGTGGAACAACAATCAATCTTATTAAGATGGTCTGATTGTTTTTTGAGTAATGGTGACAATTGTCCCAACATGCAGAGGGCCTTTGAGGTTTGGTGGAGGAGAGCCTTTGTGCGACAATACACAGGTGATCCAAATAACTTGCAGTTGCAGAATGTTGTCTCTGATGATCATACATGA
- the LOC121988938 gene encoding vacuolar protein sorting-associated protein 2 homolog 1-like, with amino-acid sequence MSFIFGKKKTPAELLRENKRMLDKSIRDIERERQGLQAQEKKLIAEIRKTVKQGQMAAVKVMAKDLIRTRHQITKFYALKSQLQGVSLRIQTLKSTQAMGEAMKGVTKAMAQMNRQMNLPALQKIMQEFEMQNEKMEMVSEVMGDAIDDALEGDAEEEETEELVNQVLDEIGIDVNAELVKAPSTIVAKPEVVNKVAQVEAVGLGDNGIDDDLQARLDNLRKM; translated from the exons ATGAGTTTCATCTTTGGCAAGAAGAAAACCCCAGCTG AACTGCTGCGGGAGAACAAGAGGATGCTGGATAAATCAATCAGGGATATAGAGAGGGAAAGGCAAGGTCTTCAAGCTCAAGAGAAAAAACTTATTGCTGAAATTAGGAAAACTGTCAAGCAAGGACAAATG GCAGCTGTAAAAGTCATGGCAAAAGATCTTATCAGAACAAGACATCAGATTACAAAATTTTATGCCCTCAAGTCACAACTACAAGGTGTATCACTTAGGATTCAG ACACTGAAATCAACCCAAGCAATGGGTGAGGCTATGAAAGGTGTTACAAAGGCCATGGCGCAGATGAATAGGCAGATGAATCTTCCAGCGTTGCAGAAGATAATGCAAGAGTTTGAAATGCAAAATGAGAAGATGGAAATGGTTAGTGAGGTAATGGGTGATGCTATAGATGATGCCTTGGAAGGAGATGCGGAAGAGGAAGAAACAGAAGAATTAGTGAATCAGGTCCTTGATGAAATTGGCATAGACGTTAATGCAGAG CTTGTCAAAGCACCATCAACCATCGTGGCCAAACCCGAGGTCGTTAACAAGGTTGCTCAAGTTGAAGCAGTCGGGCTTGGAGATAATGGAATAGATGATGATCTACAAGCAAGGTTAGATAATTTAAGAAAGATGTAA